In Brassica napus cultivar Da-Ae chromosome C2, Da-Ae, whole genome shotgun sequence, the sequence TTCAGAAGAAACTAGCCGATTGCCGGGTAAGAGTTGCTGAGTTGGAGATGGAACATCTCTTGTTCGACCTCAAAAACGGGCGCAGCCTTGATGATTTCTCCCAATCCGAGATTGAGAGTTTGAGATCATATACAAATAAGAGGATTATGGGTTTGAACAAAGATTTAGGTTATCCGGAACATGCTTATACAAGTGTCAACGAGCCATTTCCGGGGGTTGATCAGACCCCGAGGGTTTTGGATGTTGCACTTGAGCAGGCACATTGTTCTAACCTGATGGGAAGTAGGTGTACCTATTTAATGGATAAATGGTTCTTTGATGATCCAAAGGTCCAAGAAGATGGCGATGTGACTCATTTACCCAAACTGGTTCACCGATTCGATCTGAACATGGAACCATCTGATGACGAAGAGGACATGGAGACCTATAAAGGAGAGAGTGGCAACTCTGGTGGTGCAAGCGATGCCTAGTGAAATAGCCGTCGAAGAAGTAAATTAATGTGTCTTGGAATAAAACTGTTGTTGTGTCTTTATTGTTGTAGTGTCTTTTCTCATCTCATATGATCTATCTAGTTTGTCTTGTTTTGGTCAAATTCGGTCATACATTTCGGGTTGTGGTCTTTGTTTGTCATGTCAccttaataattaatggaataaAGTTTCTTTAATATATTCTTCGTAACTTGAAGAATTCATCTCGCATCCATGACCGGTCCTAAACTTTGGCGATCTTAAACAATTTAttaacaaattaaattaaaaaaaattaaataatttggaTATCTATTTTTATAACTCAATTTCTTTTAGAAGCCGTGGACCAATGTTTCATTTggttcagttacaaaaaaaatgttccaTTTGGCACCATGATTTAAGGCCGGGCAACGGGAGATCAATCGACTTTCAGTTCAGATTCAATcggatttcaaaattttgggtTATGAAATTCAGCCCTATTCGGATATTATAAAAGTTtgattcggattcggtttgggtttagtcGGGTTCGTTTCGAGTTtagtaatatttcaaaaaacgGTTAAAGCCAATATAATTTTGGGCTTCAGATCTTAATTGGATTCTcggttttaaattattgttttgtaTTTAGTTAAACCTGAAGACCAAATAAAAATCCAGTAAAAAAAgaccaaaaatcaaaattttgaaatgataaaTACTCATATCGGATAAACACCAAGCGGAAACACATCAAACCCGATAAACTCGactatatagaagaaaaaaaagcacaaaaaaaacaaaatatattaaactaaatattgagttaattattcatataatatatacttattcaCGATTGACTTTAAGTTTAATATGAGACTATGAGTAATGTTTTTTtcgaattttgattttttttggatatttattTGGATTCGGATTTTGTTCGAATAAAACTTATAATCCGAAATACTATAAAACAAAACCCATTTGGTATTTATGTAATAttcgattcggttcggattgttttttatcagatcggttcggatttttgGATTTGCTTTATTTGCCAACCCCTACTATGATctgtttatatgttttcaaatttatctAAACAAAGCATCTTATATAAGTGAGAGTATATCATTGACATGCACGCCTGCACGTACAGTTATAGGTACGGTTGGATCGAACGTTTCATACGGAGTACAGTAGTTTCTTCATCGTTTCTTTTATGACACTTTTGAAAACTTGAAGACATATTATGGAACTTATGAGCTAATGTAGAATGGAAACAAAACTTATgcttgttatatttttcttgcgCAAAATATTGGGTTATGTAGTAATCTTCATTTGCCTGAGAGAGAGATAAGCAAGGAGGCGATAACCAAAAATCATGACAACGAGTGCAACTACTTCAGTAAGTCCATTGTCAATTCTCATCCCGTTGATGGATTGAGCAAAGTCTTGATACTGAACTTTAAGAAGAAGCTTGTAGGTGTGGTAATTGAAGGATAGGTAACGTATCCACGAGATGAACACCGGTACTTTCTGCAtgacacaa encodes:
- the LOC106422662 gene encoding MADS-box transcription factor PHERES 2-like, which codes for MAKKKMKLTRIENPRARNTAFKRRTQGLIKKAEELTILCGLDACLTFFNLDDAKLVAWPSKEVAESLVDRFYSLPSYERNMKAETQESFLKTNIKKIQKKLADCRVRVAELEMEHLLFDLKNGRSLDDFSQSEIESLRSYTNKRIMGLNKDLGYPEHAYTSVNEPFPGVDQTPRVLDVALEQAHCSNLMGSRCTYLMDKWFFDDPKVQEDGDVTHLPKLVHRFDLNMEPSDDEEDMETYKGESGNSGGASDA